Within the Emticicia oligotrophica DSM 17448 genome, the region CCGAATTGGGCAAGAATTAAACTTGGTAATAATACCCCAAAGGTAATACGTAGGCCATCACCGAAATAGGGGCTTAACACAAAGCCTTTGACTTCTTTAGGGATTTCCTTAGCTGATATGTTTATTTCTTTGAGTTCCATGTTTATTAATCTTCAAATCTGAACCATAGTATTCAAATTTAGTAATTACTACCGCTACCACCTCCACCAAAATCACCTTTCCCAAACTGTACTTTATTTGGTTGGGTGGGTTGTTGTAGTGCTTGATTCACTATAAATGCTTCTAAGTTTTTTAACTCATTTACACCAATTGCTTCAGAAGTTATGCCAAATTTTGCTGCTTTTAAAGAGCGTATTGCAATAATACATAGACATATTAATAAACTTCCACCAATGCATAATGCCCATTGGATTGGAATGAAAGAATTATAGAATCTAAATGTAAATATTGCGAATCCCAAAGCTGCCATGCCTACGACAAGCATCGAACGATTATGCTTAAACAAACCCCAAATAATATATAAAATGGGGATTATTGTACTGAATATACAAAATAGTGGTGCAAAAGTTATTTGTACAGATACGTCTAAGTCGTTTAAAAATGCATTTCCTTCGCGAACTATAAAATAGTTTCCGCCTAAGTAGAATGTAATAAGTGTAAGTACTTCGATAATAGTCTGACAATCTTGATAATAGTAGTTTTGGACCTTTTTTGCCCAAAAATCATTAGTCAGGTAGAGAGCTCCTGAAACTAATATAATTACAAATGGAATAATGGTTTTGCCGAGATTGTATTGTGTAATAGAAAAAAAACAAAGCCCTATTAGTGAAAGATAAAGTCCCAATGCTACAAGTGGGTCTGCATAACGAATTAGGGCTGGTAATAAGATAATTACAGCAATTAAGCAATAACTCCAAATAGGTATGTTGATTTCTAAAAAACCAATGATGGCTACAAAAAATGCACAAATTGTGGCATAAAGTAGTGCATTATCAACACCAGAACGATAAAAGCTATTTTTTTTGATGAAGTATTCTAAAAAAAATAGAAATACAAAAGCATAAAGTAGGCTGATTACAGAATAGGAAAACGTAGTATCAGACAATATTTCAAGTAAAAATAAAGAGATAAAGCCCAATGCAGCAGAAGCAACAATGCAAGTAAATAGAAAAAGTCCAATTTTAATAAAAACATTTGATTGATGAAATCCAATTGGTAGAGTGTCATATGCTTTTTGGTGTTGAATAGAACTAATCAAGTTTCTAGAATACCAATCATCTACAGTTTTTCTGTAGCTAATATTATCTACCCAAGTTTCGTTATAAGCTTTCATTTTTTTGTCTTACAATTCGTTTGATTTTAATTAAAAAGAAAACTACTCCCATACCAGAAAGCATAAAGTATGACATATACAAATATGGGCCTATTTCATTGGGTAATAGTTCAAAAGTTGCATAGGTAAAGGCAATATAACCATAAATTACCCCCATTAGTAAAAATAAGTAAGAGTGTATTGTTCGGGCATATTTGATACTTAAAAAGCTTAAAAGGGCAACAATTAAACCATAAATAAATTTATAGTCAAAAGTAAAGAGCCCTGCAAGTGCCGCAATAAAAGCTAAATTTCCTCCAAATAAGAAATAGGTAAAACTAAAATGTTTCTTCAGTGATTTCATTATTGAGCTCCATCCAATGATAATAAGAAAGAAGCCTAAAAATAATGCAGTGATAATAATATTTTCACTATTAAAATCATTGTTTTTTAATAATCGTAGAGGAGTGATGCTAATACCAACCCACGATGCAAAAGCAGTTATACCCATGGATAAAACGCCACGATGGTCGAAAATATAAGCACATAATAAAAATAAAATTGCTGGCAAAAATGCCGCTATTCCGTAGCTTGTGCCAAATAAAGTGTATTGATATTGTAAATAACCTTCAAGTGTGAGAAAGGTTAAACAACCACCAATCAGTGCGAAGTCATCAAGATTATTAGTTTCTTGGTTTTCTTGCCAAGTAAACGATTTACGATGTTTGAAAGCGTAGAAATAGCAACCCGCAGAAAGAATAGCAATGAAACCAATTAAGATATTATGTCCAATGGTATTAATATTTTCGTAAATCAAAATACCCAATCCTGAACTCAGAAACATTACCCCAAGATATAGCAA harbors:
- a CDS encoding DUF2157 domain-containing protein — protein: MAKLPLYDFLTEKDIISTEKASEIRNHDSMQPFSIYWELRLLLYLGVMFLSSGLGILIYENINTIGHNILIGFIAILSAGCYFYAFKHRKSFTWQENQETNNLDDFALIGGCLTFLTLEGYLQYQYTLFGTSYGIAAFLPAILFLLCAYIFDHRGVLSMGITAFASWVGISITPLRLLKNNDFNSENIIITALFLGFFLIIIGWSSIMKSLKKHFSFTYFLFGGNLAFIAALAGLFTFDYKFIYGLIVALLSFLSIKYARTIHSYLFLLMGVIYGYIAFTYATFELLPNEIGPYLYMSYFMLSGMGVVFFLIKIKRIVRQKNESL